One genomic region from Williamwhitmania sp. encodes:
- a CDS encoding LamG-like jellyroll fold domain-containing protein, with protein sequence MKRLLLNIAALLISLSALAQTGQLNISRIDLMPNLPAPLQIRDWSTVAHDYDTYVFDLTKTGSYLPLVRLGTQGQFNYADNTPLFLDSYVGSVDHSNQAEAINILPAIVGASLVGIDKSNQNGVNWVAKVKDFFNLKNGQNVYLNSYSTVSGDDWWYDVMPNVYFYQLRSLYPNAAPEFNSQFTTIADRWLGCVTQLGGSATPWAAPNMNYRAFNLATGLPLNTSVPEPESAGSISWLLYNAYLQTGNRKYFEGVQEAMDFLTNFGSNPAYELQLSYGTVTAARMNAVEGTNYPMQELLDWCFNRGDLRGWGAIVGTWGGYDVSGLIGEANDAGNDYAFVMNGFQQAAALAPLPKYDKRYARAIAKWLLNVTNASRLFYWDALPQDNQDSYTWASTNDPTACIPHESMKQVLSGKTPFATGDAIGGGWAATNLSLYSGSTVGYLASVVKTTNIPQILQINLNKTDFYGENNLVSYLYFNPTTADQQVDVTLPAGTFGVYDAITETILSSSATGSIQVTVPAGEVRLIRLFSSSITPDARDGRLYAGTDILDYHYQYAYNGKLRVKALSTDHNPIITDSTYTAYCTPGNINVGDPVQYEWFLDDVPINGQTQSQVQLTAPAAPSQLVLKCVVTANSQTAEDTLHLSIVDHIPTPPAVTGIQSSSKFTNIGSECTFTALVDSLPGEILQYAWNASGGTLSQTIGRSVSWQAPSSPAVDTITVTVTNQDQLSTMVSTEVLVKDTSIAEQTPLIWYPFDSNNLNAISNRFNATVVGATKTNDARGMASLAYRFTSGQNIIYTPNDPDLNFPDAVTLSCWVRCEQLGSERFIISHGSWQERYKLSITPDGVLRWTVKTSNGVADLDGSAPIELNRYYHVCVQYTGYSMELYLDGVLDTFKAFSGALQPSTSPITIGRMNNVETLYNLLGSVDEVKLWDKEIPISQIEQLKNEWAEPSGIKTNELAVRIFPIPAKEVINVEFNGVTQAKQVSLLSMDGREVSGCRVSAGGFGIQIEIPKTSPGMYMLRIMLADGQLISRKIVIQ encoded by the coding sequence ATGAAACGTTTACTTCTAAATATCGCCGCTCTTTTAATATCCCTATCGGCTTTAGCACAAACCGGACAGCTAAATATTTCCCGCATTGATTTAATGCCCAATTTACCTGCACCGCTTCAGATTAGGGATTGGAGCACCGTGGCGCATGATTACGACACCTACGTATTCGACCTCACTAAAACAGGATCATATTTGCCGCTGGTACGCCTTGGCACTCAAGGGCAATTTAACTATGCCGACAATACGCCACTCTTTCTCGATAGCTACGTAGGTTCTGTTGACCATTCTAACCAAGCAGAGGCCATAAACATATTGCCGGCAATTGTGGGCGCAAGCCTAGTTGGAATCGATAAGAGTAACCAGAACGGGGTGAATTGGGTGGCCAAAGTCAAGGATTTCTTCAACCTTAAAAATGGCCAGAATGTATACCTCAACAGCTACTCAACCGTTTCGGGCGATGATTGGTGGTACGATGTAATGCCCAACGTTTACTTTTATCAGCTGAGATCGCTATACCCCAACGCCGCACCCGAATTCAACAGTCAGTTTACAACCATTGCCGACCGATGGCTAGGCTGTGTTACCCAGCTGGGTGGAAGCGCCACTCCGTGGGCAGCTCCAAATATGAACTACCGTGCCTTTAACTTAGCAACTGGTCTACCCTTGAACACAAGTGTCCCTGAGCCCGAATCGGCTGGAAGTATTTCGTGGCTGCTCTACAACGCCTACCTCCAAACTGGGAATCGGAAATATTTTGAAGGTGTTCAGGAGGCCATGGACTTTCTAACCAATTTTGGATCGAACCCAGCCTATGAGCTTCAGCTGTCCTACGGAACGGTTACCGCCGCCAGAATGAACGCAGTGGAGGGAACCAATTACCCCATGCAGGAGTTGCTTGACTGGTGCTTCAACCGGGGCGATTTGAGAGGGTGGGGTGCTATTGTAGGAACTTGGGGAGGCTACGATGTTTCTGGCCTAATTGGTGAGGCCAACGATGCTGGTAACGACTACGCCTTTGTAATGAATGGCTTTCAACAGGCAGCTGCACTTGCTCCGCTACCCAAATACGATAAGCGTTACGCCCGCGCCATTGCCAAATGGCTGCTGAATGTTACCAACGCTAGCCGTTTGTTCTACTGGGATGCACTTCCTCAAGACAATCAGGATTCCTACACATGGGCTTCCACCAACGACCCAACTGCCTGCATTCCACATGAATCGATGAAACAGGTATTGTCAGGTAAAACACCATTTGCCACTGGTGATGCAATTGGCGGTGGATGGGCAGCCACAAATCTTTCGCTCTACAGCGGTTCCACCGTTGGATATCTTGCCTCTGTAGTTAAAACAACCAATATCCCCCAGATTCTACAGATCAATCTCAATAAAACAGACTTTTACGGGGAAAATAATCTAGTTTCGTACCTCTACTTTAACCCAACCACGGCCGATCAGCAGGTTGATGTTACACTTCCGGCAGGAACTTTTGGGGTATACGACGCCATTACCGAAACCATTCTATCCTCAAGCGCTACAGGGTCCATCCAAGTGACCGTTCCTGCAGGAGAGGTAAGGTTGATACGTCTTTTTTCATCGTCGATTACGCCAGATGCCAGAGATGGAAGGCTATATGCTGGCACAGATATTCTCGACTATCACTACCAGTATGCTTACAACGGAAAACTCCGGGTAAAGGCGCTGTCTACCGATCATAATCCAATTATTACCGATTCAACATACACCGCATACTGCACGCCAGGAAATATTAATGTGGGCGATCCAGTGCAGTACGAATGGTTTCTGGACGACGTGCCAATTAATGGGCAAACCCAATCGCAGGTGCAGCTTACCGCACCTGCAGCTCCATCACAATTGGTACTCAAATGCGTAGTAACCGCCAATAGTCAGACTGCCGAGGACACACTTCACCTTTCCATAGTGGATCACATTCCAACTCCTCCTGCAGTTACCGGCATTCAATCGAGCTCAAAATTCACCAATATTGGCAGCGAATGCACCTTTACTGCTCTTGTTGACTCACTACCAGGTGAAATACTTCAGTATGCTTGGAATGCTTCTGGTGGCACATTAAGTCAAACCATCGGGAGGTCAGTTTCTTGGCAGGCACCATCGTCTCCAGCTGTGGATACTATTACAGTAACTGTCACCAATCAGGACCAACTTTCCACAATGGTATCCACAGAGGTGTTGGTAAAGGATACTAGCATCGCCGAACAAACGCCGCTTATTTGGTATCCCTTCGATTCGAACAACCTTAATGCAATATCCAACCGTTTCAACGCAACGGTGGTTGGGGCAACCAAAACCAATGATGCCCGGGGAATGGCATCGTTGGCGTACCGATTTACCTCGGGGCAAAACATCATCTATACCCCAAACGACCCGGATCTTAATTTTCCCGATGCGGTGACCCTCAGCTGCTGGGTAAGGTGCGAACAGCTCGGTTCCGAAAGGTTTATCATTTCACATGGCTCATGGCAGGAGCGCTATAAGCTATCCATTACCCCCGATGGAGTGCTGCGATGGACCGTAAAAACAAGCAACGGTGTGGCCGATCTCGATGGCTCTGCACCAATTGAGCTCAATCGATACTACCATGTTTGCGTTCAATATACAGGATACTCCATGGAGCTATATCTGGATGGCGTTTTGGATACGTTTAAAGCCTTTTCGGGTGCTCTTCAACCCTCAACCTCACCCATTACAATTGGGCGGATGAACAACGTTGAAACACTCTACAATCTTCTTGGAAGCGTAGATGAGGTAAAACTTTGGGATAAGGAGATTCCCATTTCCCAAATTGAACAGCTAAAGAATGAGTGGGCCGAACCAAGCGGAATAAAAACGAATGAGTTGGCTGTTCGTATTTTTCCCATCCCAGCTAAAGAGGTTATCAATGTGGAATTCAACGGGGTAACACAGGCCAAACAGGTCTCGTTGCTATCTATGGATGGGAGAGAGGTTTCCGGCTGCCGTGTTAGCGCGGGAGGTTTTGGAATCCAAATTGAAATTCCTAAAACCAGCCCTGGAATGTATATGTTGAGAATAATGCTGGCTGACGGCCAGTTGATTAGCCGAAAAATAGTTATCCAGTGA